The proteins below are encoded in one region of Apium graveolens cultivar Ventura chromosome 4, ASM990537v1, whole genome shotgun sequence:
- the LOC141721269 gene encoding uncharacterized protein LOC141721269: MPTMWFSLKRSLHCKSEASEVHDPKTKKQLSNILTRKSRRSGCSRSIANLKDVIHGSKRHWETPVNCSPRSIGSSEFLNPITHEVILSNSKTELHISGFGGGFQEDGGGGAGGGVNSTYVGTLRPGTPGPGGHSTMHYFSSSIKNPAATPPRKSALLAEREGTRFGGVSNLRGGNGISSEARPTVETDDNGSSSSVTCHKCGEQFGKMEALEAHHLSKHAVTELVEGDSSRKIVEIICRSSWLKSENHCGRIEKVFKVHNMQKMLARFEEYREMVKLNASRLQKKHPRCLADGNELLRFYGTTVSCSLGINGCCSLCLSDKCCVCRIIRNGSSNKKELKGGIGVFTTSTSQKALESIEMDENDHTLRKVLIVCRVIAGRVHRPLENIQEMAGQSGFDSLAGKIGLHANIEELYLLNPRALLPCFVVICKP; this comes from the exons ATGCCAACAATGTGGTTTTCTTTGAAGAGATCTTTGCATTGTAAATCAGAAGCATCAGAAGTTCATGATCCAAAAACCAAGAAACAGTTGAGCAACATCTTGACTAGAAAGTCCAGGAGGTCAGGTTGTTCAAGGTCTATTGCAAATCTCAAAGATGTGATTCATGGGAGTAAAAGACACTGGGAGACTCCTGTTAATTGTAGTCCAAGATCAATTGGTAGCAGTGAGTTCTTGAACCCAATTACACATGAAGTCATTTTGAGTAATTCAAAGACTGAGCTTCATATCAGTGGTTTTGGTGGTGGGTTTCAAGAAGATGGCGGCGGTGGTGCTGGTGGTGGTGTTAATTCAACTTATGTAGGTACTTTGAGGCCTGGTACACCAGGGCCTGGTGGGCATTCTACAATGCACTATTTTAGCTCTTCGATTAAAAATCCGGCAGCAACTCCTCCCAGAAAGTCTGCACTTTTGGCTGAAAGGGAAGGGACTCGATTTGGAGGGGTTTCTAATTTGAGGGGTGGAAATGGAATTTCTTCGGAAGCTAGACCGACTGTTGAGACAGACGATAATGGGTCTTCTTCCTCAGTGACATGCCATAAATGTGGAGAGCAGTTTGGGAAAATGGAAGCTCTTGAAGCTCATCACCTGTCCAAGCACGCTG TTACTGAGCTCGTAGAGGGTGACTCATCTAGGAAAATTGTTGAAATAATTTGCCGTTCAAGCTGGTTAAAATCAGAAAACCATTGTGGTCGAATTGAGAAGGTATTTAAAGTTCATAACATGCAAAAGATGTTGGCTCGATTTGAAGAATACAGGGAGATGGTGAAGCTCAACGCTAGCAGACTCCAAAAGAAACATCCCCGTTGTCTTGCAGATGGTAATGAACTATTGAGGTTTTATGGAACAACCGTGTCTTGCTCCCTCGGCATAAATGGTTGCTGCAGCCTCTGTTTATCTGACAAATGTTGCGTTTGTCGAATAATAAGAAACGGGTCATCTAATAAAAAAGAACTGAAGGGCGGCATAGGTGTTTTCACAACTTCCACTAGTCAGAAAGCTTTGGAGTCGATAGAAATGGATGAAAATGATCACACCTTGAGAAAAGTTTTAATAGTTTGCAGAGTTATAGCAGGGAGAGTACATCGACCTCTGGAAAACATACAAGAAATGGCTGGTCAGTCAGGATTTGATTCGTTGGCCGGGAAAATTGGTCTTCATGCTAATATTGAGGAGCTTTATCTGCTAAATCCCAGAGCTCTCCTTCCCTGTTTTGTGGTAATCTGTAAACCCTGA